The genomic region TTTGGTAAAACAATCACTCTTGATAATAAGTGTTTTCAGATTTTTCATCTTCTTGAAGGCATCTCCATCCCATTCAACTTCTTCTCCAAATGAGGAAAAATTCATACATATGATTTCAATCTTACTAGTCcccttttaaaacaaaaatcacaaATCAACCACATGAATATACATTGGGACTTTAAAATGTCTATTTAGAAAAATGTACATATTAACAAGCAAAAAATACTTGTGACAAGAGcatgtaataattaaaagagataaatcatGTTTAAAGATGAAAAACCAAACCATTCAATGTATCGATCTTACTTACCTTATTTTCTTGTAAAACCTGATTTATATCCTCATGGGACCATAACCTGCTACGTTTCCCAGGCTCTGTTGGTGATTCTCTTCGGACAATTTCTTTACCCATGTCTTCTATCAAGTCATGCAATCTCATGACCTTATAATCCCATGACCCATGAATGTTTATCAGAGATTTTTTAACCAACACCCCAATATGATATTTCATGCAACGACCATAATGAGCATAAAGTATATCTTGGAGCTCTCCCAATTCATAATCTTTGAAGCAACAAGCAATATCAAGAAAAATACTTTTCTCATCTTCATTCAAAGCATCATAGCTTACTTTAAGTATCATATAGATACTTTTATCAGGAATTCTTTCATATCCATTTAGAGCAGATTCCCattcttttatacttttttcaaATAAGTTGGAACCTATTACTTCTAAAGCCAACGGAAGGCCTGAAGCATAAATTACCGCTCGATTCAAAATATCATTGTAACTTGAATCAACTTCTTTTTCCAACTCAAAAGCCTTCTGAATAAGTAATTGAAGAGCATGTTTCTCATTCAACTCTCTCACCttatatgttattttaacaTTGTGTAGCGCTAACAAATGTTCGTTTCTAGTGGTGATGATGACTCTACTACCACAACCAAACTAATCAGGGCTGCCAATAATTGCTTGTAAGTGTTTATGTTCATCAACATCATCTAGAATCAAAAGAACCTTTTTTTGCTTGAGCTTATGCTTTATTATGGGAATTCCTTCTCTCCAATTTGTTAACTTAATTTTCTTCTCTCCAACTGTTTTAGAAAGAAGGATGCTTTGGAGATGTTGTAACCCCTTTTTGTTGGAAGTTTCTCTCACATTTTCAAGAAAGCAAGAAGCTTCAAAATGGCCAGCAATGGAATTATAGACTGCAACGGCAAGTGTTGTTTTACCCACTCCGCCGAGTCCATGGATCCCCACCATGTGAACGACATCATCAGATCCAACATCCAGAAGCGACTTTACTTCTAGCACGGGTGACTCTAGCCCAACCAGGACATCAGGAACTTGTAAAAGAGCATGATTAAACTTGCTAGACACTAATTCAACTATCTCCTTAATAAACTTGTATTCATATTTGTTCCtgtataataaagaaaatttgtGAAGTCAAACTAAACACCTCATGTCCATTTGTTGATATGTATGGTGTTTTTTGAAGTTTAAAAGTATTTTGATCCTAAGTTACAGAATTCGCTCACTTCACCATAAAATCGTGAATTGGTTCGTGGACACCAATTCACGATTCATTTTCAAAGTGGTTCGTTAAAATTTGTAAACAAATTCATGAAGAAGAACCAGAAACAATTGGTGGAAAATTGCATACCGCAactcaaacaaaataaaggtGAGAAGAAAGAATAAcataaacaaaaagaagagGCAAAACTAAGCTCTGCAGTGTGAAGACATAAGATGGGAAAACAAAgatgagacaaaaaaaaaaaaaggaagtaaaagCAAAACTCAAAGTAGAAGTCAAAAGATTTGAAAAGGCCAAAGGCAAGAGTAAGAGTAAGTTCCctcctttttttaaataattattttcttatgctAACCATTTGAGTGCGAACAAATTCATTTTCCGTGTATGTGACTCATCTAAGGACGAATTTATTAgcattttacatatttaagatgaaaataactttaaaattttttagagGAATATATAAAtagcataatattgattaataacataatttatttattattttgaaatttttaatagtcatttttgttatgtgtcacgttatcttttttattaatagtaacCAACAAAAGTTAACACATAAATgaatttgtcatattttttttattttttgagacaaaaatatgaatttctATACTTGGAAAAAGTTAGGacgaaaataactatttattgtattttaaacaaataaataagtatTGAATGGCTGGTTTTCAGGAACTGTAACGGTTGGTTTCAAACTATCAATGTTTATTTAGtattaaagactaaaaagagaaaatatatattagggagatggcctataaaaaaatttataaattatataattttgaaaccAACAATTATCTGTTATCTTTCCTTAGTTAGGTAcaaagataatattattttttaaataaacttaaaaataataataaatctatTGATTAAAGTGTAAATGATAAATTgtattaataaaaatgtatcataaaattcaaataaactatCCCAAATAAACAATATTAAGTCCAATTGTCAGTAATGTTAacactttaaatattttataagaattaaatttgtttttgcagctgattaatttatacattagaaaatattataaatttaaatagtatACCGGTTGTATACATCCCCGATCGAGGACTAGTTCTTGGTGAGGCCGCGTACTGCGTACCTAAACCCATGTTTCCTACCGGAGCATATTACGATTTATGTGATTATACTTTAatctctttaaaatttaacattaaaatgTGATTAGACAAgccaaaattaaagaatttaaaataaagtaagtgAGGGTACGTACCCATCATGTTGGAAATGATGGCCAGAAATGTTAGAAACTTGGTGCAGAGCCATTTTCCAGGTCTCAAGCTTCTCCATGTTATCAGAGTTCAACTTCTTTTCATGATTTGCCAGTGCTTCTCCAAAACTACCTCTGTGGTGTCGGACATCTGAAGGATCCACTATATAAAAAACTGGCAAAACCAACAGATCATTCTTCCCCTTAGTAAAGTTATTAAGGATGTGAGTGAGTTCGTTTAAGCAAAAGGAGGAAGATGCGTAGTTTTCAGAGAGCACGATGATGAAAATCTTGGACTTCTCAATTGCTTCCTCAAGTGCTGACGTGATTTGGTCCCCTTTCTGGAGCTCGTCGTCATCAATGAAGGTGTGAATTCCCCTTTCCCGAAGGACATTGTAGAGATTGCCAGTGAAACTATAACGAGTATCTTCCCCACGGAAGCTAAGGAACACATCGTAGGAGAATGATCGCACAGCCATCAGAACTTAGAATATAGGTTTGTATGATTGTAGATGGAGGAGTGTTGGGGCTCCATTCTAATAAAACAAGCAAACTTATATTTAGCCTTAAGCTTATAGCGTTTCTGTGAAGcttcatatctttttttttactatgacCCTACGATCTATACGAAACTTAAAGAGAGTTTTCTATGAAGCTTCATATGTCTTTTTCTTTCACTATGGCCCTACGCGCATACTTAATTGGTTTGACAGTGTCGTTGGATGGTTAGAGTGTTGAGTCTCTACGAAACTTAAAATgactttttcttgaagcttcacATATTTCTTTAGTAGAAAATGAAGAGAGATGACATTGGGGTGTGTGCTTCTTCTATTAAgcttcatcattttttattaagtcTATTCAGATCGATACGTCAAGATGACACATGATtgtgaaataatcattaaaacATACATCGAATCTTTTAAATTCAATTCTATATTTAAATATCACACATTTACGAAACGAAAAACATACTTACATCAAAATTATCATTTGAGTTATAAGTACTCATagaaataaaatctaatttgATTAATTCAAATATACATACCTAGCTACCAGTAcacaatattatttcattttcgttgtttatttctaaaatagtcAATTGttaaaccttttttattttatttcttcattgAGCTTCTGTGGAGGATAGATACAAGAACACAAATTCACTGATcttcatattatttttctaaggTAATTTTTGTcccttttaattttctttgaattttttcttatatattttgctatttttatttagtttttctgAAGGGTAAATACAAGTTACAAACGCGAATTTATTTTTTCCGCTGTGGTGGATTAACAGTGCTTGTATTGGACATGGTTTATTTGCCATGCTTGAACATGAGATAACCAAGTCAACATGAAAATTATCAGCACATTGGggacaatataataaaattttccttCAGAGTCgtgaacttttaaaataaaaccattTGTGATATTCTTGATCTAGACCAAAAATAGTGATGAGGATAGTGACTATTTCTCATGATAACAGCtttggaaaataatttaatagaaaTGCTGAAGGGTAAAGACTTGTTCTTATAGGGTATATGAAAGTCGTACACTGCATGTGTTGTTTAAAGGAGAGGGGAGAGGAGAGATTTTATTCAATGGGAGGAGAAAATTTTAATAGAGGGTGCTAAGACTTGTTTAATTCATGAGAAGAAAATAGGAAACAATATGGTCAATAATCagttttcttatataaaaaaaatattttaagttaacagacaagaaaaaaaatatttattgctcTTGAGTAACTTGAtccatcttttatatatatatatacatatgaagttgccaatttttaaaaaatatatttaattttcagcATATATACTGGCCAAATTTGTGTAGCACACAGCCACACGACCCTACAATATAGTAAAGAACGGATCCATAGCTGAAGTGGTAGGGAACGTTCATAACAAACTTTGCTTTGGACACAGGACGTATAAGCAGCTGgagttttaaaaagttaaattttgttaaatgcATTTCTTGTTCGTTGAGCAGTTGTGCCACTTTGCCTCCACAAATGAACAAGgatatatagatttattttttactgaTTCGATCTTGAAACGTTCACGTATCATAAATATTCTataggtataaaaaaaaaattacgaaaTCACACAATCTACATTAACAAGTATTAGTTGTTTCGATTAATTTACACAAAGTCGCGGTTAGAAAGCAAGACCAATTCATTAACATTTTTATAGAACTATTTGCCTTGTTCAAACTTACATTGTCTACTCACCAAATATTAAATTGTTTCAATGCATCATTTTGCAGacattacaaatttaaaagattgatATACTATTAGAGTGCGTTTTATAAAGAACTTTAGGtgaggaaaataatttaatagaaaatttatttattttaatctaaaatttattattcggATGTTTTTctataaagaatttaaatttttgaaattttaaaacagaattttaaatcattaaaattgtggaatttcaatttcctccTAAAtcgtgaaaaattaaaattctctttttGATATAagaatcttttgaaaaattttacgtattttctttataatatttatcttctttttcacTTGAAAATTTCTGAAATTCTGTTCTGCAGCAGAATTGCTCGACGGTGATAAAGGTCTAAGTCATATTTTGTGTCGTTGACTAAATGTCATAATCAGGTGTGATAGTGTACGCAACCGTGTCTTGATTTTCCTATGATTTCTCATGTTAAATCAGTATTCTTCTTCTTGAAAGCACACTAACCATatacttttttctctttgtattcattttctttcaccttcataattttaatttttttttcaaacacaattttgagaataaaagaattttaattaaaatatttaaaattctcttcatccaaacacactctttcGTGTGATACCCAAGGGATATTTGACTAAGAAAATCAAATTGGCATAAAAAAATGTCGTTTTCAAATATTAGCGGGGAGATAGAGAGCTTTTTATCCACCTTCGTGCAAGTGGAAACTTAGTACTTAACAACTTAATAATTGgacaaaaattttataattgtggGTACGGCAGAATAGAAATAGTCAACAAAAGTTGTAAAAACTGAATGGTTCCAAATCACACGGGTGCAGTAACCATTATTAGTAAATAATTGAGAAACACATGAAGGACCAAACTCTACTACATAACCAAACTTGACCCCAAAGATGCATATATAAAGCCCCACACTATGTTGTGTTATCCTCCAATTTATCTCATCTATAATCCCCAGCAACCCTTTTCCTCCACCTCTTTAATTACACTCAATATATCAACAAAGATTCAAAATCTTGTCTTTCACAGACAACAAGATCCAACCTTTAGATCCATGACTACTCGGAGGGGGTATGAAATATTAGGTAAAGAATCTGCCACCACTGCACTTTTGCATGAGGGGTTCAAGAGGAGCACTAGTTTGCCTTCTCATGGATCCAATTCTTCAAGAAAAATGGCTCTGGGTTCCACCTATGGGGACATCAATCAAAAGAGAAACCCCACAAAGAAGGGCAATGATAATAATAGTGACAAGAAGAGTCACCCACTTCTAAGCTTCTTGGCTCTTagatggaaaaagaaaacaacagcAAGGCCTGAATTTGCAAGGTATCTTGAGTATCTCAAGGAAGGAGGCATGtgggatttgaattccaataaACCTGTGATGTATTACAAATGATCATAGCTATAGCTTGCTTTGGGTTTGAATGCAAAATTTGTTGGTATATTACGTTAAGAATTTATATAGTACTACTATTTGATTCTTAATTATGTCAAATTACTTTGACAAGATGTAGAGTATGGTTACCTTTGCTATTAATTAATCATTCATTTGAATCATGCATTTGCAAAATTCAAAAAGTTCATCAGCCTGTTTTCGATAGGTTCTAGTAATATAAAGAAGTTAATTAAGCATACTCTTTTTTTCCCACTGAATTATTGGTAGTTGATagtgattttgtttttaataacaAATTCTTTTTATTCGATTTTGGATAAATCAAACTTCATAAATATTTTGGATAAATTACAACATAACTGATGTCTTAAGGTGCAACGGGTTATAATTAGATAGtggtttataattaatatatgctAAAGTAATTCATGTTTATGAAATGTGCCTATTTGactatctatctatttataatatataaaatttgaattttttaaaatcatgctAGCATTTAAGCAAAATTAGTGATATGAAACAAGAATATTCTACATAATATCACATTATCATGTCATTAAAATGACTGATTTAAAGgaagaaaaacattttatgttttatctCATTATACTAATTCAAAGTAGCACAGATCAAcaactattaaaatattttaataacatcAATTCGTCTCTCattcttaacctttttttcACTTCTGGATACTCTCTCCGACGGCCGACAAAGGGTTCGACGACGAGATAtactctattattaaaaaaaatcaaatatcaattgaaaaacatatttttatatattttttattactatttttattttttattttctctcgtatttttattaatattatta from Glycine soja cultivar W05 chromosome 16, ASM419377v2, whole genome shotgun sequence harbors:
- the LOC114389942 gene encoding uncharacterized protein LOC114389942, whose product is MTTRRGYEILGKESATTALLHEGFKRSTSLPSHGSNSSRKMALGSTYGDINQKRNPTKKGNDNNSDKKSHPLLSFLALRWKKKTTARPEFARYLEYLKEGGMWDLNSNKPVMYYK